The DNA segment GACGGTTTCCGAGAGACGGTCATGGCATTAACTCCTATGGTCTTCAGCATTCGGCCTGCGAATGCTTTCACTTCGGTATTCGACGTCTCTGGCTCGCTGGTTGCTTGCAAAAGGCGCTCTCACGCAGACTTGATGACACTGGACAGGGCGGTGGATTTGCCGTGAGTGCCCGCAAGCTCGTCGGCTTGGGAGCAAGCCGTCTTCAAGCGATCGCGGCAGTGCGCGATGTCGTCCTCGTCTTTCTCCGAAGCCGCCACCCCGTGATCACCGCGTCGACGAAAGTAGGAAATTCGCTCGCGTGCATCGACAGCCTGGTACCTGCCACCACGAGCCTTCCTCCCGTTCGCCCCGCGAACAGCAGCAGAGCGGGGGACGGGCAAGTTCGTCGGAAAATCAGGATTTGCGAAATTCCGGCGTGATCTTGGCCCGGACACTCAAGCCGATATCGAGGCTTCCTGGATACTGCGATCCAGCTACCGCACAGCGTTTGAATATCGGCCCTGGGGCGCTGCGAAGGTGGTGACGGAGGACGAAATCCTGCTCCAAATGGATGAGGCGATTCCTTGCGATAATCCAGAGCAAGGTTCCGGTGTCCACCGCTCGCCAAGTCTGACAAATGCTCCTTCGCGCATCAAAGGTTTGCTTCATTAATATCGGCCGCCTTGCTGTCAAAGAATTCCAGAAGTGCAACATTGAATGCCCGCCTCGACTCGATGTTGACGATATGCCGGCCCGGCAACGACAGATGCCGGCCCCGCTGCACGCGCCTTGTAATGTCTTCTAGGTCGGCTGGCGGGCACACCGGGTCGTCAGCGCCGGAAAGGGCCAGCAGAGGGTTGGCGATGCGTTCGATATCCTCCCACAGGTCGGCTCCGGCCAAAGCCGCGCAGCAGCCGATATACCCATCGATCGAGGTCGCGACAAAACTGTCGAGCACCTTGCCGACAGTGCCGGGTTCAACGTCGTTGAACCCCGGGGTGAACCAGCGCTCGACGGTGGCGGCGGTCAGTGCCGCGAGACCATTCTCCCGAACGGTGTTCATTCGCGCGGTCCAGCTTTCCGCGGTACCGATCTTCGCGGATGTTGCGCAGAGAACGATCTTGCCGACGCGCTCTCCGGCATGGATACCCAACCATTGCCCCGTGAGGCCGCCGATAGAAAGACCGCAGAAATGCGCCCGCTCTATCTCCAGAGCGTCGAGCAGCGCGAGCACGTCGTTGCCGAGGTCGGACAGACCGTATGGCGGCGGTGGAGCCGACGATAGGCCGTGACCGCGACAATCATACCGCAGCAGGCGGAAATCCCGCGACAGTCCAGCCACCTGCGCGTCCCACATGTGCAGGTCGGTACCGAGCGAATTGCAGCACATAAGCCAGGGCTTGCTTTGGCTACCGTCCGTATCGCCGTCGATACGGTAGTGGAGGCGATGGCTGGGAAGATCGAGATAGGGCACAGGTCAAGTACTCACGATGGGAACGTCGGCAGAAAGGGTGATCGGTGGCGCCGGCCATGCGATCACCCCGATTTGAGCAGTGCCGGGCTCATGCCCTGTGCTGCCTGGAACACGACGACCAGCGGTCCGGCAGATGCGCTCACCGTGGAAACGATGCCGGCGAGAACAGCCGGGAGAGAGGTATCCGCGTAAGGATAGCCTTTCACGCCGGTCGTCGTTCCTCCCTCATGCCGTGGCGAGCTGCACGGCGCCGGAGCGGCGCGCGTTGCTTATCGCGAACACCAGCATCGCCAGAGCCGAGACTGCCGCCGGGATGGCGAAGATCAGGAAGTTCTGCTGGAGCGGAAATTCCATCGCCAGCAGAACGCCGCCCAGGGTGGGGCCAACAATGGCGCCGATACGGCCCACGCCCGAGGCCCAGCCCAGCCCGGTCGAACGCACCGAGAGATTGTAGAGCTGTGCGACGCTGGCATAGAGCAGGATCTGCGTGCCGATGGTAGTGGCGCCGGCGATGAAGACCATCAGGAACAGCAGCCCTGCCGGCAGGTTGAAGCCGATCAGCGCAATCGAGAAGGCAGCGGCGATGAAGAAGCCGACAACCACCTTCGGCAGGCCGAACCGGTCGCCCAACCGGCCGCCGGCGATCGCTCCGACCATGCCGCCGAAATTCAGCGAGAACAGGCTCAAGAGGCTGGCCTTTTCGGCATAGCCTGCTTCCTGCAGCACTTTCGGTAGCCAGGACGACAACAGATAGACGAGCAGCAGGCAGCAGAAGAAAGCAACCCAAAGCATGAGCGTACGCAGCGTCCGCTCATGACGGAACAGCTCGATGATCGACGCCGAAGCACCCCTCGCTTCCGAAAAAACCAGCGTGTCCGTGTCGCTGAGGCGCGAGGAGGGAGCGATCTTCCCATAAATCCGCTTCGCCTCTTCCTGCTTGCCCTGGCGGATGAGAAAGCCCAAGGATTCCGGCAACTTCCACAGGACCAGCGGCAGCATCAGCAGCGGAACCGCGGCGATGAAGAACATCGGCTTCCAGCCGTATTGCGGGATGAGACCGATACCGAGGCTCGCCGCGACCATGCCGCCGACCGAATATCCGGAGAACATCAGGGCGACCATGGTGCCGCGAAGGCGCTTCGGCGCATACTCGTTCATCAGCGCCACCGCGTTCGGCATCAGCCCGCCGCAGCCGAGACCGGCGAGGAAACGGAAGACTTTGAACTGATCCGGCGAGCTGGCGAGACCGGTGAGAAGGGTGGAAACGGTGAACAGCATGAAACTGATCGCGATGCCCTTCTTCCGTCCGATCTTGTCCGCCAGCGGGCCGAAAATGAGCGCGCCGAACATCATGCCGAACAGCGCCCAGGCCTGCAGCGCGCCGGCCTGCGGCTTGCTCAGCCCCCACTCTGCAATCAGCGTCGGCAGCACTGTGCCGGCGACGAACACGTCATAGCCGTCAACGATCAGCAGCAGCCCGCAGAGAGCGACCACCGTCCACTGGAAGGCCCCGAAAGGGGTATTGTCTATTGTTTCATTGACATCGATGGTGCGCATCGTCGCTCCTCCCCGAGTTGTTACGCATGGTAATAATGAGCTTTCAGCCGAGATCACCTCCGGCGACCGGCAGCACACTGCCGGTGATGTATGACGCCTCTTCCGAGGCCAGGAACAGGATTGGTGCGGCCTGTTCCTCGATGGTTGCGTACCGCTTCATGAAGCTGGATTGCTTCACCTGGCTCACGACTTCGGCCATCCAGCCCTTTTCGGCCCCGCTATCACCCGCCGCGTTGCGCGGGACGCGACGCGGCGGAGCCTCGGTGCCGCCGGGCGCCGTGGCGACGACGCGGATGTTGCGTTCCGCCAGTTCCATCGCCAGCGATTGGGTGATCGCGTTCACGCCACCCTTCGCCGCCGAATAGGGCACGCGATGGATGCCGCGCGTGGCGTTCGAGGACACATTGACGATCGCGCCGCCGCCGCGGGCGAAGAGATGCGGCAGCACGGCGTGGCAACAGTAAAGCGTCGGCATCAGCGAGCGGCGGATTTCGGCGTCAATCTGCTGCGGTTCGAACTCAGCGTAGGGACGCATGCGGATCGCGCCGCCGACATTGTTGATCAGGATGTCGATGCCGCCGAACCGTTCGGCCGCAAACCGCATCGCCGCCGCCGCCCCCTCATGGGTTTCGAGATCGGCGTTGAAAGCCGCAGCATTCTCGCCGGCCGCAGTCACCACCTCGGCGACGAAGTCGGCGCGGTCGACGAACAACACTTGACCGCCCTCCTCCGCCGCGCGGACCGCCACGGCCCGGCCGATACCCTGTGCAGCACCCGTGACGACCAGCACCTTGCCCGCGAAGCGGCCTTCGAAACGCGCCGTGCTCATGCAGCCACCTTCGCCGACGCATTGGGCGTGAACTTCTCGTAGTGGAAGCTGTGGGGCTTCACCCCGTTGTCGTTGAAATAGGTGCGCACGGCGTCGACCATCGGCGGCGGACCGCACAGATAAACGTCGACATTGCCGTCATTGAGCACCTCGGCCGGCATGTGCTGGGTGACCCAACCCTTCCGCGGGTGGCTCGATGACTCCTCGGCAACCACGGTACTGTAGCTGAAATTGGCCAGCCGCTTTGCGTAGGCCTCGAGCTCATCGACGAGGACCAGGTCCAGGTCGCGGGTGGCGCCGTAGATGAGGTGAACCTTCTGCTGCGAATTGGCGCGGGCGAGAACTTCCAGCATTGACAGGAACGGCGCGAGACCGGTGCCGCCGGCGAGAAACAGAAGCGGCCTCTGAACGTCGCGAAGATAGAAGCTCCCCTGCGGCCCCGTCAGCTCGAGTTTCGTGCCGATCTCGGCACACTCCAGCCAGCCGCTCATCAGCCCGCCCGGTATCTTCTTGATAAGGAAGCCGATGCGCCCTTCGCCGGGCGCCGAGCTGAACGAATAGGAACGGCACTGGCCGCTGCCCGGCACGTCGACGTTGACGTACTGGCCGGGCAGGAAGGCGGGTGCGGCTTCGACATCCAGCTCCAGCACGATCGCCGCGTCGTTGTGGGGCACCACCTTGGCCACCGTGGCGGCGAATTTCTGCTGCCCGGTCTTGCAGGCCAACGATGTCGTAGGCACGGCGATGACGCCGTCGGAGGTCGGCTTCATCTGGCAGGTCAGCACTAGGCCGCTCTCCGCCTCATCCGCTGTCAGCGCATCGTCGATAAAGTCGCCGCCGAGGTCGTAGCTGCCGCTTTCCGCGCGGCACTTGCAGGTGCCGCACACGCCGTCGGAACAGTCCATTGGCAGGTTGATCTTGTTGCGGAAGGCGGCATCGAGAACGTTCTCGCCGTCCTTGCATTCGATGAAGCGGGTCACCCCGTCCTCGAAGTTCAATGCGATCCTGTAGCAGGCCATGGAAACCTCCTCGTCAGTCCTTGGATCGGCCGAAATCGCCCGTCAGATGTGATAGACGTCGATGACCTGGCGGATGTAGTCGTTCTTCAGCACGATCTTCTTGTTCGAGATCAGCAGCCCGTCGTCGCTCTTGCGGAGCGTGATGAACATGGTGCCGAAGAACTGGTCGGTGACCTTGTAGCGGTGGTTCAGCGTGTGGAAGTTGTAGCGCACATCGACTTCATCGCTCCGGACCGCAACCACTTCGACATTGGTGACATTGTGGCTGGTGCGGGGCTCAGGGGTGGAGGCGCCGGAACGCTCGGTCTTGATACGAAACACCCGATCCTCCAGGCCGTCGCGGTTCGGGTAGTAGATCAACGAGATCTGCGACTGCGGATCTTCGGTGATCTGATCGTCGTCGTCCCAGGCTGGCATCCAGTACGTCACGTCCGGGGCGTAGCAGGTCAGCCATTCGTCCCACTCGCGGTCGTCGAGAAGACGCGCTTCCCGATAAAGAAAGGCGCAGATGGCTTCGTAGGAAATGCTCATGCGACGACTCCCTTCTTTTCGGCGGTCAGCGCTTGCCGCATCACCTTGGCCCAGTATTCGTGCTGACGGACGAACAGGCCCTCGTCTTCGCTACGCTCGCCAGACAAGAGAGGCTCGATGCCCATACGCTTTGCGTTTTCGTCAGGACCGTCGATCCAGAGCGGTGCTCCGCGCGACAGGTCGTTCCAGAGTGCGGCGGTGCCGGCATAGCCAGCCTGGCAGGCACGGAATTCTTCCAGGTCGTCGGCCGTGCCCATGCCGGACACGTTGAAGAAATCCTCGTATTGGCGGATGCGCAGCGCGCGATCCGCGGCACTTTCGCCCTTCGGCGCGAAGCAGAAGATGCTGATTTCCGTCTTGTCGACGCTGATCGGGCGCGTCACGCGGATCTGCGTGCTGAATTGGTCCATCAGGAACACGTTCGGATAGATGCAGAGATTGCGGGTCTGGTTGACGATGAAGTCCGCTTTGTCTTCGCCGACGCGTGCCTTGATCTCGTCCCGGCGGTTGTAAATCGGACGGACCTCCGGGTTCATCGTGTTCGTCCACAGCAGGATATGGCCGTTCTCGAAACCGTAGACGCCTGCGACGGAGCGGCTCCAACTGTTGGCATCGACCGCCTTCGTACCCTCCTCCTTGCGCCGGCCCATCGTCGCGGCGTAGTTCCAGTGCACGGAGCTGACGTGATAGCCGTCGCAACCGTTCTCCATCTGCAGCTTCCAATTTCCGTCGTAGATGTAGGACGAATTGCCCCGCAGCACTTCCAGCCCGTTCGGCGCCTGATCGACGATCTGGTCGATGATGACTTTCGTCTCACCGAGGAAGTCCTCGAGCGACGCCACGTCCTCCTTGAGGCTGCCGAACAGGAAGCCGCGATAGCTTTCAAAACGCGGCACGCGCTTCAGGTCATGCGAGCCGTTCTGCGCGAACTGGGGCGGATACTGGGTGGATTTCTCGTCCTTGACCTTGAGCAGCCTGCCGGTGTTGGAAAAAGTCCAGCCGTGGAAGGGACAGGTGAAGCTGCCCTTGTTTCCGTGCTTGCGCCGGCACAGCATTGCGCCGCGGTGGGCGCAGGCATTGATGACCGCGTGCAGTTCGCCACTCTTGTGCCGGGTCACGACCACCGGCTGGCGGCCTATATAGGTCGTGTAATAGTCATTGGTCTCCGGGATTTGGCTCTCATGGGCCAGATACACCCAGTTGCTTTCGAAGATGTGCTTCATCTCCAGTTCGAACAGGTCTTCGTTGGTGAAGATGTCGCGGCGGCAGCGGAATTTGCCGGTTTCCATGTCATCCTGCACGGCGGTGGCGAGCAGATGATCGAGGTTCCGGGCTTTGTCGATGATCGCAGACATGACCTATCTCCGGCAAAGTGCGCGCTATCAGGCGCAACCTTTGCAACTAAGTCGTTGATGACGATGGTTATCAGGGCTGGCGACCCGATCGGGCCGCCGGCCTTGCCTGTCAGGCGGCCGCGCGCTTGCGCAGTTCGTTGACCTGGTTGTCGACGCCATTCACCATGGCCGTCAGATGGATATCGAACCTGATCTCCGCAAACGGTCCGCTCAGGCCATTGGCGTTGATGCTGGCCTCGTCAGTCCGCTCGACGAGGGCCGGAACCAGACCGTCGCGCGTCGCATAGGCGAAGTCGTCGTTGACCAGCGGATCGCCCTCGATGTTGATCTGGGTCGTCAGCTTGCGATGGCCGTCGGCGCTGATGAAGAAGTGGATATGCGCCGGGCGCTGGCCATGACGACCAAGCGCGGAAAGCAGTTGCTCGGTCGGGCTGCCGGGCGGCACGCCGTAACCGTGCGGCACGATGCTCTGGAACTTGTAACAGCCCTTTTCGTCGGCGATGATCGTGCGACGCATATTGAACGGCGCTTGCTTCCCGGTCGGGTCGAAATGCGAATAGAACCCGCGGGTGTCACAGTGCCACACTTCCACCGCGGCGCCGGGCAGCGGCTTGCCATCGGCTCCGTAGACGGTGCCGTGCATGATGAGGGTGTGGCCGTTCTCGTCGGCGCCGTCGTCAAGACGGGCGAAGCCGTGCGAAACCGGCGCACCGGCTACGTAAAGCGGGCCTTCGATGGTGCGCGGGGTCGGGTTGTCGATGCCGAGGGCCTCATCGATCGCGTCGAGACGCTCATCGAGGAAATGATCAAGGCCGAGACCAGGCGAGATCAGCCCAGCCTGGCCGGCAGCACCGATTTCATTGAGCCAGGCGATGCCGGCCCAGTATTCGTCGGGGGTAATGTTGAGGTCATCGATCGCCTTGAACAGGTCGGACACAATTCGATGGACGATCTCTTTGACGCGCGGATTGCCACCCTCCTGGTTCAAACCACTCAGGACCTTGAGAAATTCCTGAATATCCGGTCTGTCGAAAATCTTCACGTTCATGTTGATTCCTCCACTTGGATTGCTTTTTGAAACTGCGGCGGCTCCCGTCCTCCCGGAAGCACCGGTGACGACGATATCAGCTATCGTCTTCGCGGATCGCGGAGGGATGCCGCAGAAGCGGCGTCACCTCGATGTCCATGAATTTGAACAGCGGAAGTCCGGAGAGAACCTCGTGCAGTTCCGCATTGTCCCTGACGTCAAACACGCTGTAGTTCGCGTACTGACCGGCAATCCGCCAGATATGCCGCCACTTACCGGTACGCTGCAGTTCCTGCGAATAGGCCTTCTCCCGGGCGATGACATCGGCCGCTTCGGCAGCGGGCAGGTCATGGGGAAGGTTCACGTTCATCCGCACATGAAAGAGCATGGTCTCACCCCACTACGCGCAAGGTCGAAGCTAGCTTGCCATCCCTTCGGAAGCGATTGACGGCTTCCTCGGAGAGGACCACGCCGAGCCCTGGACCCGTTGGCAATCGCAGCTCAAAGTTCTCGAAGCGCAGCGGCTCCTCCAAAAGCTCCTCCGTCAGAAGCAGCGGTCCGAAGAACTCGGTGCCCCATTCCAGTTCCTTGACCGTCGCCATCAACTGAGAGGCGGCGATCGTACCGATCGGCCCTTCCAGCATGGTGCCGCCATAAATGCTGACCCCAGCGGCCTCCGCGATCGCGATCACCCGGCCGGCGGCAAACACCCCCCCGGCCTGCTCGATCTTGATCGAGAACACGTCGGCAGCCCGCGCCGTCGCCGCCTCGAGCGCGCTTTCAGGTCCAACCAGAACCTCGTCGGCCATGATGGCGATCGGGGAAGCCCGCCGAAGACGGGCAAGCGATGTGATCCCTTGCACCGGTTGTTCGACCAGCACGCAGCCAACGTCAGCCAGAGCCTGGATGGCATTGCGCGCCTCCCGCTCCCGCCACGCCATGTTCACGTCGACCCGGATGGAGACCATGTCCGGCAGCGCATTGCGGATCGCGCCCACATGGCGGATATCCTCCTCGATCGATTTCACGCCGATCTTCAGCTTGAAGTCCTTGTGGCGCCGCCGGTCGAGCATGGCTTGCGCCTCGTCGATGTCCTTGGCCGTGTCTCCGGAGGCAAGCGTCCAAGCGATCGGCAGGCTGTCGCGGCGCCGGCCACCGAGCAGTTCCGACATGGGCAGACCGAGGCGGCGCGCATGACAATCGAGCAGGGCCGCCTCGACTGCGCATTTGGCAAAGTGATTTCCCTTGACCGCTTTGACGACGAGGTCCATGGCCGCCTGGATGCGCGTCGCGTCACGGCCGATCAGCAGCGGCGCGATATACGCGTCGATCGTCAGTTTCATGCCTTCCGGACTTTCCGCCCCGTAGGCGAGACCGCCGATCGTCGTCCCCTCTCCGAGCCCCTCGAAGCCGTCGGAGCAACGGACGCGGACGATGGTCATGCTTTGCCGGTTCATGGTCACCATCGACAGCCGATGTGGTCGGATGGTGGGCAGATCGAGTATAATTGTTTCGATCGCGCTGATGCGGATTCCCGTAGACACCAGGCTTTCCTCCCTTGATTACGGGGAAATTAGCGTCCACTTTAAATTCAGTCCAAAACTATAAAAGTTGGATTTGATACCTGAAAGGTATAATCATGGAGCTGAGGCAGCTGCGCTATTTTCTCGCCGTCGCGCGCGAGCGGAACTTCTCGCGTGCTGCGGAAATCCTGCACATCGCCCAGCCGCCCCTCAGCCGGCAGATCCAGCAATTGGAGGATGAGCTCGGCGTTCTGCTTATCGACCGGTCGAACCGTCCTCTCGATTTGACGGAGGCTGGCCGCTTCTTCTACGAGCAGGCCGGACAGATCATTGCCCGCACCGAGCACATGCGCGAGCAGGCGCGCAAGATCGGCTTGTCGAAACGGGAGCGTTACGTCATCGGCTGCGTCGGCTCGACGCTTTATGGCGGCATCCCGGACCTCGTCCGCCGAATGCGCGAGCGCTGGCCGGATCTCGACATCGAGATCCGGGAAATGATGTCGACCGAGCAGGTCACCGCTCTCAAGGAGAGGCGGATCGATGTCGGCTTCGGCAGGGTCCGCTTCAACGACAGGGAGGTCGAGAGGCTGACGCTTCGGGAGGAACGACTGGTGGTCGCCTTTCCAAAGGGGCATCCGAAATCGCTCTGCATCGAACCGATCGCCCTTGCCGAACTGGAGGGAGAACCGTTGATCGTCTATCCGTCGGCGCCGCGGCCGAGCTTTGCCGACGAGGTCCTCAACATGTTGACCGAGCAAGGCATTTCTCCTGGCAGCGTGGAGGAGGTTCGCGAAATTCAGACGGCATTGGGTATCGTGGCGGCCGGGATGAGCTTGTGCGTCGTTCCCGCGGCGTCGCAGCGGCAAAGACCCGACGACGTGTGTTACCGCATCATAAAAGACGAGAGCGCCACGTCGCCGATCATCATGAGTTTCAGACGCGACGATGCGAAGGGAAGGGTCGATGAGATCAAGCAGCTCATTCGCGAGATGTACGCCGACAACCCGCCGTGGCTGCAGCTATCCAACGTGCAACTCGATCGGGCCTGAGATTGCCTCGCATTCGCCCTGGAGCGGCCATTCGAGATGGCACTTTACCTTGTTCGCGCGAAACATGACCCTTCCCCGGGGGTCCGCTTCCGGCCATGATTTTTCGATGGCCGCCGTGAACGGAATCGAACTGCG comes from the Sinorhizobium garamanticum genome and includes:
- the benC gene encoding benzoate 1,2-dioxygenase electron transfer component BenC; the encoded protein is MACYRIALNFEDGVTRFIECKDGENVLDAAFRNKINLPMDCSDGVCGTCKCRAESGSYDLGGDFIDDALTADEAESGLVLTCQMKPTSDGVIAVPTTSLACKTGQQKFAATVAKVVPHNDAAIVLELDVEAAPAFLPGQYVNVDVPGSGQCRSYSFSSAPGEGRIGFLIKKIPGGLMSGWLECAEIGTKLELTGPQGSFYLRDVQRPLLFLAGGTGLAPFLSMLEVLARANSQQKVHLIYGATRDLDLVLVDELEAYAKRLANFSYSTVVAEESSSHPRKGWVTQHMPAEVLNDGNVDVYLCGPPPMVDAVRTYFNDNGVKPHSFHYEKFTPNASAKVAA
- a CDS encoding muconate/chloromuconate family cycloisomerase, which encodes MSTGIRISAIETIILDLPTIRPHRLSMVTMNRQSMTIVRVRCSDGFEGLGEGTTIGGLAYGAESPEGMKLTIDAYIAPLLIGRDATRIQAAMDLVVKAVKGNHFAKCAVEAALLDCHARRLGLPMSELLGGRRRDSLPIAWTLASGDTAKDIDEAQAMLDRRRHKDFKLKIGVKSIEEDIRHVGAIRNALPDMVSIRVDVNMAWREREARNAIQALADVGCVLVEQPVQGITSLARLRRASPIAIMADEVLVGPESALEAATARAADVFSIKIEQAGGVFAAGRVIAIAEAAGVSIYGGTMLEGPIGTIAASQLMATVKELEWGTEFFGPLLLTEELLEEPLRFENFELRLPTGPGLGVVLSEEAVNRFRRDGKLASTLRVVG
- a CDS encoding Rieske 2Fe-2S domain-containing protein — translated: MSAIIDKARNLDHLLATAVQDDMETGKFRCRRDIFTNEDLFELEMKHIFESNWVYLAHESQIPETNDYYTTYIGRQPVVVTRHKSGELHAVINACAHRGAMLCRRKHGNKGSFTCPFHGWTFSNTGRLLKVKDEKSTQYPPQFAQNGSHDLKRVPRFESYRGFLFGSLKEDVASLEDFLGETKVIIDQIVDQAPNGLEVLRGNSSYIYDGNWKLQMENGCDGYHVSSVHWNYAATMGRRKEEGTKAVDANSWSRSVAGVYGFENGHILLWTNTMNPEVRPIYNRRDEIKARVGEDKADFIVNQTRNLCIYPNVFLMDQFSTQIRVTRPISVDKTEISIFCFAPKGESAADRALRIRQYEDFFNVSGMGTADDLEEFRACQAGYAGTAALWNDLSRGAPLWIDGPDENAKRMGIEPLLSGERSEDEGLFVRQHEYWAKVMRQALTAEKKGVVA
- the benD gene encoding benzoate diol dehydrogenase BenD; amino-acid sequence: MSTARFEGRFAGKVLVVTGAAQGIGRAVAVRAAEEGGQVLFVDRADFVAEVVTAAGENAAAFNADLETHEGAAAAMRFAAERFGGIDILINNVGGAIRMRPYAEFEPQQIDAEIRRSLMPTLYCCHAVLPHLFARGGGAIVNVSSNATRGIHRVPYSAAKGGVNAITQSLAMELAERNIRVVATAPGGTEAPPRRVPRNAAGDSGAEKGWMAEVVSQVKQSSFMKRYATIEEQAAPILFLASEEASYITGSVLPVAGGDLG
- the benB gene encoding benzoate 1,2-dioxygenase small subunit, whose protein sequence is MSISYEAICAFLYREARLLDDREWDEWLTCYAPDVTYWMPAWDDDDQITEDPQSQISLIYYPNRDGLEDRVFRIKTERSGASTPEPRTSHNVTNVEVVAVRSDEVDVRYNFHTLNHRYKVTDQFFGTMFITLRKSDDGLLISNKKIVLKNDYIRQVIDVYHI
- the pcaD gene encoding 3-oxoadipate enol-lactonase, coding for MPYLDLPSHRLHYRIDGDTDGSQSKPWLMCCNSLGTDLHMWDAQVAGLSRDFRLLRYDCRGHGLSSAPPPPYGLSDLGNDVLALLDALEIERAHFCGLSIGGLTGQWLGIHAGERVGKIVLCATSAKIGTAESWTARMNTVRENGLAALTAATVERWFTPGFNDVEPGTVGKVLDSFVATSIDGYIGCCAALAGADLWEDIERIANPLLALSGADDPVCPPADLEDITRRVQRGRHLSLPGRHIVNIESRRAFNVALLEFFDSKAADINEANL
- the catC gene encoding muconolactone Delta-isomerase: MLFHVRMNVNLPHDLPAAEAADVIAREKAYSQELQRTGKWRHIWRIAGQYANYSVFDVRDNAELHEVLSGLPLFKFMDIEVTPLLRHPSAIREDDS
- a CDS encoding MFS transporter — its product is MRTIDVNETIDNTPFGAFQWTVVALCGLLLIVDGYDVFVAGTVLPTLIAEWGLSKPQAGALQAWALFGMMFGALIFGPLADKIGRKKGIAISFMLFTVSTLLTGLASSPDQFKVFRFLAGLGCGGLMPNAVALMNEYAPKRLRGTMVALMFSGYSVGGMVAASLGIGLIPQYGWKPMFFIAAVPLLMLPLVLWKLPESLGFLIRQGKQEEAKRIYGKIAPSSRLSDTDTLVFSEARGASASIIELFRHERTLRTLMLWVAFFCCLLLVYLLSSWLPKVLQEAGYAEKASLLSLFSLNFGGMVGAIAGGRLGDRFGLPKVVVGFFIAAAFSIALIGFNLPAGLLFLMVFIAGATTIGTQILLYASVAQLYNLSVRSTGLGWASGVGRIGAIVGPTLGGVLLAMEFPLQQNFLIFAIPAAVSALAMLVFAISNARRSGAVQLATA
- a CDS encoding LysR family transcriptional regulator — protein: MELRQLRYFLAVARERNFSRAAEILHIAQPPLSRQIQQLEDELGVLLIDRSNRPLDLTEAGRFFYEQAGQIIARTEHMREQARKIGLSKRERYVIGCVGSTLYGGIPDLVRRMRERWPDLDIEIREMMSTEQVTALKERRIDVGFGRVRFNDREVERLTLREERLVVAFPKGHPKSLCIEPIALAELEGEPLIVYPSAPRPSFADEVLNMLTEQGISPGSVEEVREIQTALGIVAAGMSLCVVPAASQRQRPDDVCYRIIKDESATSPIIMSFRRDDAKGRVDEIKQLIREMYADNPPWLQLSNVQLDRA
- the catA gene encoding catechol 1,2-dioxygenase is translated as MNVKIFDRPDIQEFLKVLSGLNQEGGNPRVKEIVHRIVSDLFKAIDDLNITPDEYWAGIAWLNEIGAAGQAGLISPGLGLDHFLDERLDAIDEALGIDNPTPRTIEGPLYVAGAPVSHGFARLDDGADENGHTLIMHGTVYGADGKPLPGAAVEVWHCDTRGFYSHFDPTGKQAPFNMRRTIIADEKGCYKFQSIVPHGYGVPPGSPTEQLLSALGRHGQRPAHIHFFISADGHRKLTTQINIEGDPLVNDDFAYATRDGLVPALVERTDEASINANGLSGPFAEIRFDIHLTAMVNGVDNQVNELRKRAAA